From a single Pseudophryne corroboree isolate aPseCor3 chromosome 6, aPseCor3.hap2, whole genome shotgun sequence genomic region:
- the LOC134935064 gene encoding neuropeptide Y receptor type 1-like, producing the protein MEDYLRLLYLNVSGRLGPNWEREDPCTDSVGNVTFLVVAYSALIAVGLIGNSCLVFVIARQREMRNVTNIFIANLSCSDILMALVCLPVTVIYTLMNRWILGEALCKVTPFVQCISVTVSVLSLVLIALERHQLIIHPTGWKPLPWHAYLAVAVTWAVSCFISLPFLSVSILTKHPFQNLSLPFDPFIDHYVCTDSWPSEHHRLAYTTCLLLFQYCLPLLLILLCYLRIFLRLRRRRDVVERAGGGDSGGRRGGHRRVNVMLLSIVVAFGLCWLPLTVFNALFDWDHERISACYHNLIFSLCHLSAMASTCVNPVMYGFLNSNFQKEVKTLLLRCRCAGGRDRYESFPLSTVSTEVSKASLQSVTNGNNV; encoded by the coding sequence ATGGAGGACTATCTGCGCCTTCTCTACCTAAATGTGTCCGGACGTCTGGGCCCCAACTGGGAACGTGAGGACCCTTGTACAGACTCTGTTGGCAATGTAACCTTCCTAGTGGTGGCATACAGTGCTCTCATAGCCGTGGGGCTTATTGGAAACTCTTGCCTGGTCTTTGTTATTGCTCGTCAGCGGGAAATGCGGAATGTCACAAACATTTTTATCGCCAACCTGTCCTGCTCTGATATACTTATGGCTCTGGTGTGCCTTCCCGTCACTGTAATCTACACTCTTATGAACCGCTGGATCCTTGGCGAAGCACTCTGCAAAGTCACACCATTTGTACAGTGTATCTCTGTCACAGTCTCTGTACTGTCACTGGTCCTCATTGCTTTGGAAAGGCACCAGCTCATTATTCACCCAACCGGTTGGAAGCCCTTGCCATGGCATGCTTACCTTGCCGTTGCTGTAACCTGGGCGGTATCGTGTTTCATTTCCTTGCCATTCCTTTCCGTCAGCATTCTAACCAAGCACCCATTTCAGAACCTTTCATTGCCGTTTGATCCTTTCATTGACCATTATGTTTGTACTGACAGTTGGCCTTCTGAGCACCACCGCCTGGCTTACACCACCTGTCTCCTGCTCTTCCAATACTGCCTTCCCCTGCTACTCATTCTTTTGTGTTACCTTCGTATCTTTCTGCGGCTGCGGAGGAGAAGAGATGTGGTGGAAAGAGCAGGTGGTGGGGATTCTGGAGGACGTCGGGGAGGTCACCGCAGGGTAAATGTCATGCTACTTTCCATTGTGGTAGCATTTGGTCTTTGTTGGCTTCCCCTCACTGTTTTCAATGCTCTCTTCGATTGGGACCACGAGCGCATCTCTGCCTGCTACCACAATCTCATATTCTCTCTCTGCCACCTCTCAGCCATGGCGTCCACTTGTGTCAATCCTGTCATGTATGGTTTCCTCAACAGCAACTTCCAAAAAGAAGTGAAGACCTTGCTACTCCGCTGCCGGTGTGCAGGGGGTCGGGACCGATATGAGAGTTTTCCACTCTCCACCGTCAGCACCGAGGTGTCTAAAGCTTCTCTGCAAAGTGTGACCAATGGGAACAATGTATAA